A stretch of DNA from Planococcus antarcticus DSM 14505:
GATGATGATTTGTTTATTTTCTCCCATAGTCAATTCCAATTCCGAATTGGCGACAATTCCGCCTTTAATCAATTCACGTGCAATATTCGTTTCAATATTCCGCTGAATAAAACGTTTTAACGGACGTGCACCAAATAATGGATCGGTTCCAGCTTCTACAATATAACTGATGACTGAATCATCTACAGTAAGTTTGATGTGCTGCTGGCTGATACGGGCAGCAAGTTCCGCGATCATTTTCTTGGCAATGCCATAAAAATGACGATTATTGAGCGCATGGAATATGACGATATCGTCGATGCGATTCAACAGTTCCGGTTTAAAATGCCGGCGCAATTCCCCCATAACAATGTCTTCAATATCATGTTCGCTACTGGTATCGTTGATGTAAGCCGATCCGATGTTGGAAGTCATAATCACCACGGTGTTCGAGAAGTTGACCAGCCGCCCTTGGCTATCGGTAATGCGTCCATCATCTAATATCTGCAACAGAATATTTGCGACATCCGGATGTGCTTTTTCAATTTCATCAAGCAACACAACGGAGTAAGGATTGCGGCGCACCGCTTCTGTCAGTTGACCCCCTTCTTCGTAGCCAATATAGCCAGGAGGTGCTCCAATCAGACGGGAAACACTATGTTTTTCCATATATTCGGACATGTCGATCCGGATAAAATGATCTTCTGAGTCAAATAGATTGGCTGCCAGAGATTTGGCCAATTCCGTTTTACCAACGCCTGTTGGCCCAAGGAAAATAAAAGAACCGATTGGTTTTCTTTCGTCTTTGATGCCTGCGCGTGCTCTCCATACTGCTTCAGTGACTAGCTCAACTGCTTTGTCTTGACCGATTACCCGTTCTTTCAGGGTTTCATCCAAACGAAGCAGCTTCTCCCGCTCACCTTCCACCAATTTTGTCACTGGAATGCCGGTCCATCTGCCTACGATTCCTGCAATTTCTTCTTCGGTGACTTCTTCACGCAGCAAGCGCTCAGCACCACCTTTTTCCAGATCCGCTTCTAGTGCCACCAACTCTTTTTCCAATTCTGGAATCTTACCATGCTGCAAAACAGCAGCTGCGTTCAGATCATACCGGTTTTCAGCATCTTCCAGCTGTCGGCGGAATTGATCTAGCCGCTCACGCTTTTCCTGAATTTTTTTCAATGACTCTTTTTCTTCGGTCCATTGATTTTTCATTCCGGCCGAAGAGTCACGCAGGTCGGTGATTTCTTCGCGCAAGGTTTTCAATCGAATTTTACTCGCCTCATCTTTTTCTTTCATTAGAGCCTGCTCTTCAATTTCGAGCTGCATAAGGCGACGTGTCACTTCATCAAGCTCCTGAGGCATCGAGTCGATTTCCGTGCGGATCATTGCACAAGCTTCATCTATCAAGTCAATGGCTTTGTCCGGCAAAAATCGCTCTGTAATATAACGGTCTGACATTGCAGCTGCAGCTACAATCGCCCGGTCATGAATCCGAACAGCGTGATGCAATTCAAAGCGTTCCTTCAACCCGCGTAAAATGGAGACCGTATCTTCGACCGAAGGCTCTCGTACCATCACCTGTTGGAAACGACGCTCTAATGCTGGATCTT
This window harbors:
- a CDS encoding ATP-dependent Clp protease ATP-binding subunit, producing the protein MVQFPNNTDQKSPLEQFGRNMVEQAQAGKMDPVIGRDQEIRNVIRILSRKTKNNPVLIGEPGVGKTAIVEGLAQRIVRNDVPEGLKNRTIYELDMSALIAGAKYRGEFEERLKSVLKQVKDSEGQIILFIDEIHTIVGAGKTEGAMDAGNMLKPMLARGELYCIGATTLDEYRKHIEKDPALERRFQQVMVREPSVEDTVSILRGLKERFELHHAVRIHDRAIVAAAAMSDRYITERFLPDKAIDLIDEACAMIRTEIDSMPQELDEVTRRLMQLEIEEQALMKEKDEASKIRLKTLREEITDLRDSSAGMKNQWTEEKESLKKIQEKRERLDQFRRQLEDAENRYDLNAAAVLQHGKIPELEKELVALEADLEKGGAERLLREEVTEEEIAGIVGRWTGIPVTKLVEGEREKLLRLDETLKERVIGQDKAVELVTEAVWRARAGIKDERKPIGSFIFLGPTGVGKTELAKSLAANLFDSEDHFIRIDMSEYMEKHSVSRLIGAPPGYIGYEEGGQLTEAVRRNPYSVVLLDEIEKAHPDVANILLQILDDGRITDSQGRLVNFSNTVVIMTSNIGSAYINDTSSEHDIEDIVMGELRRHFKPELLNRIDDIVIFHALNNRHFYGIAKKMIAELAARISQQHIKLTVDDSVISYIVEAGTDPLFGARPLKRFIQRNIETNIARELIKGGIVANSELELTMGENKQIIINKKEA